AATTCTAACCCTAATCATTCATCTGCAAGGGGTGTTTTTGATGAGCCAACACGTGGTCCTGTCCCATTTAGCAACAAAGGAACTTTGATTGTATTCGAGGACCCATCTTGTCCAAATTGCTTGCATTTTGAAAAAGAAACATACCCCAAATTAAAGCGCAATTATATTGATAAAGGGGATTTGTCATTGGTTTATAGATCGTTTCCAGTAGTGGAAAAATGGGGCGTAGATGCGACTCATGCTCTTGAGGCTGTATATCTCAAAAATGAACAGTCATTTTGGAATCTTAAAAAATATTACTTTGATAACCAAGATCAGTTCGACACTGATAATATATTTGATAAAACGAAACGATATTTGGAGAAAAACACTAGTTTGAATGGTGAAGAGATTATTCGGAATGCAGAATCTAAGGCAGTAAAGGCAAATATTAATGAAGATTTAACTGTGGGAAAGCGGGCGGGTATTCGTGGTACGCCAACATTCTTTGCTTTCCGTTCGGAACGGTATATTACCGAAATTATTGGGAGGCAGAGCTATAGTATATTTAAGAATGTACTTGGTTTATAACCTTACTGACCATCCTTTGTATATTCTAAATTAAACGTAGGCTATTTCACCGACTTACTTTCATCCCATTTTGCTCAAGCAGGTTTGCTACGATTGCTGTTTCCCATTCAACCCGCGTCTCTAATTTTGTTCTATATCGAGTGGCTTCAACCAAAAAGCCAGGAATCTCGAGATCTGCACCAACTTTATGAGTTAACAGAGGACGAGTTCCGTACAGCGTGTTTCCAACTTTGAAATCATATATTGACCGGAATGATTCTAGTTGTTGGTTCATATATTCCACGGTACGTGACGCATTTGATCGTGCACTGTCAATATATGTTGGATAGATAGCTTGTCCAACTCCTGATGGGCCTTCAAATTCATGGAGAATCCCTCGTGATGTATGAAGGCTGAAAAACACATCCGGGTTAGCTTGTTCGATAACTTCCCATAGTACCTGTGCAAGCTCTGTCGTGGGTTCTTGTCCAGGGGGGAATTGGTCGTTTAAATCTCCATTGTCGTTAATATATGTGCCTCGTTCGATAGCAACCGGATTTATCTCTGGGAGCACAACTAATTTCCCAGA
The Haladaptatus caseinilyticus DNA segment above includes these coding regions:
- a CDS encoding M14 family metallopeptidase; translated protein: MESNNTKLEEKNCSRNDDKKSEVSNQSRRSFITKSAGVIAASTFGINQAGSVVGEDDEFCPIRQSHSEDTLLEGTEEEVKIYTTESRIPGPTAVVVGGVQGNEPATWNAAHQVKDWSINSGKLVVLPEINPVAIERGTYINDNGDLNDQFPPGQEPTTELAQVLWEVIEQANPDVFFSLHTSRGILHEFEGPSGVGQAIYPTYIDSARSNASRTVEYMNQQLESFRSIYDFKVGNTLYGTRPLLTHKVGADLEIPGFLVEATRYRTKLETRVEWETAIVANLLEQNGMKVSR
- a CDS encoding DsbA family protein — protein: MGKTQYSNAPTTHSQTTSPQATTSTSEKTSESETQKPTKESTTSNSNPNHSSARGVFDEPTRGPVPFSNKGTLIVFEDPSCPNCLHFEKETYPKLKRNYIDKGDLSLVYRSFPVVEKWGVDATHALEAVYLKNEQSFWNLKKYYFDNQDQFDTDNIFDKTKRYLEKNTSLNGEEIIRNAESKAVKANINEDLTVGKRAGIRGTPTFFAFRSERYITEIIGRQSYSIFKNVLGL